One part of the Ochrobactrum quorumnocens genome encodes these proteins:
- a CDS encoding amino acid ABC transporter permease, with protein sequence MPDWLLLMADSLPTLLWAGLMFTIPLTILSFIFGLSLGLLTALVRLFSPVWVSLIARFYVWIFRGTPMLVQLFVIFYGLPSAGIYLDAFTAAVIGFSLNVGAYSSEVIRAVISSVPKGQWEAAYSIGMSWRQALTRTILPQATRTAVPPLSNTFISLVKDTSLAAAITVPELFQSAQRIVATTYEPLILYIEAALIYLALSTVLSHLQARLEKRFRRYGGTLETNA encoded by the coding sequence GTGCCCGATTGGCTTCTACTCATGGCAGATTCCCTGCCCACCCTGCTGTGGGCCGGGCTGATGTTCACCATCCCTTTGACAATTCTGTCCTTCATATTTGGGCTGTCCCTCGGGCTTCTTACAGCGCTCGTACGCCTGTTTTCCCCGGTTTGGGTGTCGCTCATCGCACGCTTTTACGTGTGGATTTTCCGCGGCACACCAATGCTGGTGCAGCTGTTCGTGATCTTTTACGGCCTTCCAAGCGCTGGCATTTATCTCGACGCCTTTACAGCAGCAGTCATTGGCTTTTCGCTCAACGTCGGCGCCTACAGTTCCGAGGTCATTCGCGCTGTTATTTCCTCAGTGCCGAAAGGCCAGTGGGAAGCCGCGTATTCGATTGGCATGAGCTGGCGTCAGGCGCTGACCCGCACCATTCTGCCACAAGCAACCCGCACTGCTGTTCCGCCGCTATCGAACACCTTTATCTCGTTGGTAAAGGATACCTCGCTTGCCGCAGCGATTACAGTACCTGAGCTTTTCCAGTCAGCACAGCGCATCGTTGCGACGACCTATGAACCTCTGATCCTCTATATCGAAGCCGCGCTGATTTATCTGGCGCTCAGCACTGTCCTGTCCCATCTTCAGGCTCGGCTCGAAAAGCGCTTCAGACGCTATGGCGGAACATTGGAGACAAACGCATGA